From Myxocyprinus asiaticus isolate MX2 ecotype Aquarium Trade chromosome 25, UBuf_Myxa_2, whole genome shotgun sequence, one genomic window encodes:
- the LOC127416323 gene encoding alpha-1,6-mannosyl-glycoprotein 2-beta-N-acetylglucosaminyltransferase-like codes for MRFRIYKRKVVLLTLVVIIGGFAVWNSGKTKKASAAVVPKEAETIKQSSGGSPVQVTLPVTRKTVNETLPEKQPAAKPEVDNTTLVYRGIVFQLNFDQTLRNEEKFRSVRQKDDLVIVVQVHNRPEYMRLLVESLRKAEGIENVLLIFSHDFWSPEINQIVTSVDFCLVLQIFFPFSIQLYPQEFPGNDPRDCPRDIPKKDALTLGCINAEYPDSFGHYREAKFSQTKHHWWWKLHFVWDRVRVLKDHQGLVLLIEEDHYLTPDFYHLLKLMASLKKEQCPDCDILSLGSYGHISYSSKANKVEVKAWKSTEHNMGMALSRNAYQKLLRCTDAFCTYDDYNWDWSLQHLTMTCLPTFLKVMVCEAPRIFHAGDCGMHHKKSACMPTSQKTKFENILQISRNQLFPKQLLITKRLPASGAKGVAPLVKNGGWGDIRDHELCKSYLRLQ; via the coding sequence ATGAGATTCCGAATTTACAAGCGAAAGGTGGTACTGCTGACTCTAGTGGTCATAATCGGTGGATTTGCTGTCTGGAATAGTGGTAAGACAAAGAAGGCAAGCGCTGCTGTGGTTCCTAAGGAGGCGGAGACCATTAAACAGAGCAGCGGCGGAAGTCCGGTACAGGTCACGCTACCGGTAACTCGGAAAACAGTCAACGAGACCCTTCCAGAAAAACAACCAGCTGCCAAACCTGAAGTGGATAACACTACCCTGGTGTACAGAGGGATTGTGTTTCAACTTAACTTTGACCAGACCTTAAGAAACGAGGAGAAGTTTCGGTCAGTGCGACAGAAGGATGACCTCGTCATAGTGGTTCAGGTGCACAACCGTCCGGAATACATGCGACTCTTGGTGGAGAGTTTAAGAAAGGCAGAGGGCATTGAGAATGTTTTGCTGATATTCAGCCATGACTTCTGGTCACCAGAGATCAACCAGATAGTCACCTCCGTTGACTTCTGTCTTGTTCTCCAAATATTCTTCCCTTTTAGTATCCAGCTCTATCCTCAAGAGTTCCCTGGGAATGATCCAAGAGACTGTCCCCGAGACATTCCCAAGAAAGATGCCTTAACGTTAGGCTGCATAAACGCAGAGTACCCAGACTCCTTCGGCCACTATCGGGAAGCCAAGTTCTCTCAGACCAAACACCACTGGTGGTGGAAGCTGCACTTTGTTTGGGATAGAGTCCGGGTGTTGAAAGACCACCAAGGGCTTGTGTTGCTCATTGAAGAGGACCACTACCTCACCCCCGATTTTTATCACCTTCTCAAGCTGATGGCTTCGCTAAAGAAAGAGCAGTGTCCTGATTGTGATATCCTGTCTTTGGGGAGCTACGGGCACATCAGCTATTCCAGCAAAGCCAACAAAGTTGAGGTGAAAGCATGGAAGTCCACCGAGCACAACATGGGCATGGCGCTAAGCCGAAATGCTTACCAGAAGCTCCTCAGATGCACCGATGCCTTCTGCACCTATGACGACTACAACTGGGACTGGTCATTGCAGCATCTTACGATGACTTGTTTGCCCACGTTCCTGAAGGTAATGGTCTGTGAGGCACCTCGCATTTTCCACGCTGGCGATTGTGGCATGCACCACAAAAAGTCGGCTTGCATGCCTACCAGCCAGAAGACAAAGTTCGAAAACATTCTTCAGATCAGCAGGAATCAGCTGTTCCCAAAACAGTTGCTTATCACAAAGAGACTGCCTGCGTCTGGGGCCAAAGGAGTGGCCCCCCTTGTGAAAAATGGAGGTTGGGGCGACATCAGGGACCATGAACTCTGCAAGAGCTATCTTCGATTACAGTGA